The Struthio camelus isolate bStrCam1 chromosome 14, bStrCam1.hap1, whole genome shotgun sequence genome has a window encoding:
- the GLYCTK gene encoding glycerate kinase isoform X1: MSLREHALALFRSAVGTVRPAPMLKRAVMLQTDGCPRLLVKGRAFPVKGNLYLVGFGKAVLGMAAAAEEILGEHLARGIVNVPLGIQECLRRAGTRDMLLRPHSRIEVIEGARNNLPDQEALRGAGAIRELAEGLTADDLLLVLISGGGSALLPAPTPPVLLEEKEKLTKTLASRGAAIQELNTVRKALSLLKGGGLARLAYPAQVVSLILSDVIGDPLDVIASGPTAASSHSVQDCLQILDKYKLLTSLPKSVETVLSSSPASPAAPEDYSHVFNVIIGSNALALDEAKRQAEDLGYATLVLSAAVCGEVSRVSALYCQLIQLVCLAFAGLRDGPLSDEVRAKLLQLAAELEIPGLNPAETLQALRELGPDGPVCILAGGETTVQLQGSGKGGRNQELALRVGLDLHRARATEAGSPLGSCEIIFLSGGTDGQDGPTAAAGAFSSPELVDEACQEGLDAEAFLSNNDSYTFFSQLHRGHHLLETGLTGTNIMDIQAILIRAKERS, encoded by the exons ATGTCCCTCCGTGAGCATGCGCTGGCCCTCTTCCGCAGCGCGGTGGGCACGGTCCGGCCGGCCCCGATGCTGAAGAGGGCTGTGATGCTGCAGACCGACGGGTGCCCTCGGCTGCTGGTGAAGGGCCGGGCTTTTCCGGTGAAGGGCAACCTCTACCTGGTGGGTTTCGGCAAAGCTGTGCTGGGGATGGCTGCGGCAGCGGAAGAGATCCTGGGGGAGCACCTCGCGCGGGGGATCGTCAACGTGCCGCTGGGCATCCAGGAGTGTCTGCGGCGAGCGGGAACGCG GGACATGCTGCTGAGGCCGCACAGCAGGATCGAGGTCATCGAAGGCGCAAGGAACAACCTGCCCGACCAGGAGGCCCTGCGGGGAGCCGGCGCCATCCGGGAGCTGGCCGAGGGCCTGACGGCCGACGACCTGCTCCTCGTGCTCATCTCAG GTgggggctcagccctgctgcctgctcccacgcCTCCAGTCCTCCTCGAGGAGAAGGAGAAGCTCACAAAGACGCTGGCTTCCAGGGGAGCTGCCATACAGGAGCTGAACACGGTCCGCAAGGCCCTGTCCCTGCTGAAGGGCGGAGGGCTAGCCCGGCTCGCGTATCCCGCCCAG GTGGTGAGTCTCATCCTTTCCGATGTGATTGGTGACCCCCTGGACGTCATAGCAAGCGGTCCCACTGCAGCCAGCTCCCACAGCGTCCAAGATTGCCTTCAGATACTGGACAAATACAAGCTGCTGACCAGCCTGCCCAAATCAGTGGAAACAGTACTGTCCAGCTCTCCTGCAAGCCCCGCTGCACCAGAAGACTATTCCCACGTCTTCAACGTCATCATCGGGTCAAACGCTCTCGCTTTGGACGAGGCCAAACGCCAGGCAGAGGACCTGGGCTACGCGACTCTGGTCCTGAGCGCGGCAGTCTGCGGGGAAGTCAGCCGCGTGTCCGCACTCTACTGCCAGCTCATCCAGCTGGTCTGCCTGGCCTTCGCCGGCCTCAGAGACGGGCCCCTGAGCGACGAGGTGAGGGCGAagctcctgcagctggcagcGGAGCTGGAGATCCCAGGTTTGAACCCTGCTGAGACTCTGCAGGCCCTGCGAGAATTAGGGCCCGATGGACCAGTTTGCATCCTGGCCGGCGGAGAAACCACAGTCCAGCTTCAAGGAAGCGGGAAGGGAGGCAGGAACCAGGAGCTGGCTCTGCGAGTGGGGCTGGACCTGCACAGAGCGCGGGCCACGGAGGCCGGCAGCCCCCTGGGCAGCTGCGAGATCATCTTCCTCAGCGGGGGGACGGACGGGCAGGACGGGCCGACGGCAGCAGCGGGAGCCTTCTCCAGCCCAGAGCTGGTGGACGAGGCGTGCCAGGAGGGTCTCGACGCGGAGGCGTTCCTCAGCAATAACGACTCCTACACATTCTTCAGCCAGCTCCACCGCGGACATCACCTTCTGGAGACGGGCTTAACGGGAACCAACATCATGGACATCCAGGCTATTTTAATTAGAGCCAAGGAGAGATCATGA
- the GLYCTK gene encoding glycerate kinase isoform X2 has translation MVAFPLQTDGCPRLLVKGRAFPVKGNLYLVGFGKAVLGMAAAAEEILGEHLARGIVNVPLGIQECLRRAGTRDMLLRPHSRIEVIEGARNNLPDQEALRGAGAIRELAEGLTADDLLLVLISGGGSALLPAPTPPVLLEEKEKLTKTLASRGAAIQELNTVRKALSLLKGGGLARLAYPAQVVSLILSDVIGDPLDVIASGPTAASSHSVQDCLQILDKYKLLTSLPKSVETVLSSSPASPAAPEDYSHVFNVIIGSNALALDEAKRQAEDLGYATLVLSAAVCGEVSRVSALYCQLIQLVCLAFAGLRDGPLSDEVRAKLLQLAAELEIPGLNPAETLQALRELGPDGPVCILAGGETTVQLQGSGKGGRNQELALRVGLDLHRARATEAGSPLGSCEIIFLSGGTDGQDGPTAAAGAFSSPELVDEACQEGLDAEAFLSNNDSYTFFSQLHRGHHLLETGLTGTNIMDIQAILIRAKERS, from the exons ATGGTTGCGTTTCCCTTGCAG ACCGACGGGTGCCCTCGGCTGCTGGTGAAGGGCCGGGCTTTTCCGGTGAAGGGCAACCTCTACCTGGTGGGTTTCGGCAAAGCTGTGCTGGGGATGGCTGCGGCAGCGGAAGAGATCCTGGGGGAGCACCTCGCGCGGGGGATCGTCAACGTGCCGCTGGGCATCCAGGAGTGTCTGCGGCGAGCGGGAACGCG GGACATGCTGCTGAGGCCGCACAGCAGGATCGAGGTCATCGAAGGCGCAAGGAACAACCTGCCCGACCAGGAGGCCCTGCGGGGAGCCGGCGCCATCCGGGAGCTGGCCGAGGGCCTGACGGCCGACGACCTGCTCCTCGTGCTCATCTCAG GTgggggctcagccctgctgcctgctcccacgcCTCCAGTCCTCCTCGAGGAGAAGGAGAAGCTCACAAAGACGCTGGCTTCCAGGGGAGCTGCCATACAGGAGCTGAACACGGTCCGCAAGGCCCTGTCCCTGCTGAAGGGCGGAGGGCTAGCCCGGCTCGCGTATCCCGCCCAG GTGGTGAGTCTCATCCTTTCCGATGTGATTGGTGACCCCCTGGACGTCATAGCAAGCGGTCCCACTGCAGCCAGCTCCCACAGCGTCCAAGATTGCCTTCAGATACTGGACAAATACAAGCTGCTGACCAGCCTGCCCAAATCAGTGGAAACAGTACTGTCCAGCTCTCCTGCAAGCCCCGCTGCACCAGAAGACTATTCCCACGTCTTCAACGTCATCATCGGGTCAAACGCTCTCGCTTTGGACGAGGCCAAACGCCAGGCAGAGGACCTGGGCTACGCGACTCTGGTCCTGAGCGCGGCAGTCTGCGGGGAAGTCAGCCGCGTGTCCGCACTCTACTGCCAGCTCATCCAGCTGGTCTGCCTGGCCTTCGCCGGCCTCAGAGACGGGCCCCTGAGCGACGAGGTGAGGGCGAagctcctgcagctggcagcGGAGCTGGAGATCCCAGGTTTGAACCCTGCTGAGACTCTGCAGGCCCTGCGAGAATTAGGGCCCGATGGACCAGTTTGCATCCTGGCCGGCGGAGAAACCACAGTCCAGCTTCAAGGAAGCGGGAAGGGAGGCAGGAACCAGGAGCTGGCTCTGCGAGTGGGGCTGGACCTGCACAGAGCGCGGGCCACGGAGGCCGGCAGCCCCCTGGGCAGCTGCGAGATCATCTTCCTCAGCGGGGGGACGGACGGGCAGGACGGGCCGACGGCAGCAGCGGGAGCCTTCTCCAGCCCAGAGCTGGTGGACGAGGCGTGCCAGGAGGGTCTCGACGCGGAGGCGTTCCTCAGCAATAACGACTCCTACACATTCTTCAGCCAGCTCCACCGCGGACATCACCTTCTGGAGACGGGCTTAACGGGAACCAACATCATGGACATCCAGGCTATTTTAATTAGAGCCAAGGAGAGATCATGA
- the GLYCTK gene encoding glycerate kinase isoform X3 yields the protein MAAAAEEILGEHLARGIVNVPLGIQECLRRAGTRDMLLRPHSRIEVIEGARNNLPDQEALRGAGAIRELAEGLTADDLLLVLISGGGSALLPAPTPPVLLEEKEKLTKTLASRGAAIQELNTVRKALSLLKGGGLARLAYPAQVVSLILSDVIGDPLDVIASGPTAASSHSVQDCLQILDKYKLLTSLPKSVETVLSSSPASPAAPEDYSHVFNVIIGSNALALDEAKRQAEDLGYATLVLSAAVCGEVSRVSALYCQLIQLVCLAFAGLRDGPLSDEVRAKLLQLAAELEIPGLNPAETLQALRELGPDGPVCILAGGETTVQLQGSGKGGRNQELALRVGLDLHRARATEAGSPLGSCEIIFLSGGTDGQDGPTAAAGAFSSPELVDEACQEGLDAEAFLSNNDSYTFFSQLHRGHHLLETGLTGTNIMDIQAILIRAKERS from the exons ATGGCTGCGGCAGCGGAAGAGATCCTGGGGGAGCACCTCGCGCGGGGGATCGTCAACGTGCCGCTGGGCATCCAGGAGTGTCTGCGGCGAGCGGGAACGCG GGACATGCTGCTGAGGCCGCACAGCAGGATCGAGGTCATCGAAGGCGCAAGGAACAACCTGCCCGACCAGGAGGCCCTGCGGGGAGCCGGCGCCATCCGGGAGCTGGCCGAGGGCCTGACGGCCGACGACCTGCTCCTCGTGCTCATCTCAG GTgggggctcagccctgctgcctgctcccacgcCTCCAGTCCTCCTCGAGGAGAAGGAGAAGCTCACAAAGACGCTGGCTTCCAGGGGAGCTGCCATACAGGAGCTGAACACGGTCCGCAAGGCCCTGTCCCTGCTGAAGGGCGGAGGGCTAGCCCGGCTCGCGTATCCCGCCCAG GTGGTGAGTCTCATCCTTTCCGATGTGATTGGTGACCCCCTGGACGTCATAGCAAGCGGTCCCACTGCAGCCAGCTCCCACAGCGTCCAAGATTGCCTTCAGATACTGGACAAATACAAGCTGCTGACCAGCCTGCCCAAATCAGTGGAAACAGTACTGTCCAGCTCTCCTGCAAGCCCCGCTGCACCAGAAGACTATTCCCACGTCTTCAACGTCATCATCGGGTCAAACGCTCTCGCTTTGGACGAGGCCAAACGCCAGGCAGAGGACCTGGGCTACGCGACTCTGGTCCTGAGCGCGGCAGTCTGCGGGGAAGTCAGCCGCGTGTCCGCACTCTACTGCCAGCTCATCCAGCTGGTCTGCCTGGCCTTCGCCGGCCTCAGAGACGGGCCCCTGAGCGACGAGGTGAGGGCGAagctcctgcagctggcagcGGAGCTGGAGATCCCAGGTTTGAACCCTGCTGAGACTCTGCAGGCCCTGCGAGAATTAGGGCCCGATGGACCAGTTTGCATCCTGGCCGGCGGAGAAACCACAGTCCAGCTTCAAGGAAGCGGGAAGGGAGGCAGGAACCAGGAGCTGGCTCTGCGAGTGGGGCTGGACCTGCACAGAGCGCGGGCCACGGAGGCCGGCAGCCCCCTGGGCAGCTGCGAGATCATCTTCCTCAGCGGGGGGACGGACGGGCAGGACGGGCCGACGGCAGCAGCGGGAGCCTTCTCCAGCCCAGAGCTGGTGGACGAGGCGTGCCAGGAGGGTCTCGACGCGGAGGCGTTCCTCAGCAATAACGACTCCTACACATTCTTCAGCCAGCTCCACCGCGGACATCACCTTCTGGAGACGGGCTTAACGGGAACCAACATCATGGACATCCAGGCTATTTTAATTAGAGCCAAGGAGAGATCATGA